From Jeotgalibaca dankookensis, one genomic window encodes:
- the addA gene encoding helicase-exonuclease AddAB subunit AddA, which produces MKKRKEVNKMAMIPPKTVNDRFTDQQWQAIYQSGDNLLVAASAGSGKTTVLVQRIIEKIKSGVDVDELLVVTFTESAAVEMKERIRLAIQNAINEATSDAQYHHLIRQITLLPQASISTIHAFCLKVIQRFFYLIDIDPVFRIIADTIEVEMLKEDVWEDLKEEMYGDFSSFFHKLAKAYSSERNDDGLKDLVFSLYNFSRANPNPIAWLDNMIDLYNIEEGLEISLLYQQLLKPQLLQELTGIRYDISQAIHIGNGSEGTSKQRSVLEAEQEYVELIYQAVKEDDYQKAYEAVTTISFTRWPSSRKKDDPDKETIVYMKQLRDKYKKSIQKLQSDFFTRPKEAQEEIIQATKPYVEEMIRVTKLFSETYWQKKLEQNALDFNDLEHLTLEILNPLIDGKRQSSEASSYFRAKFKEVLIDEYQDVNQLQESILYAVTCHSPQAENLFMVGDVKQSIYAFRLADPGLFLEKYNSFGRSERGERIILAENFRSRGEVISFTNFVFKQLMDKDVGQMDYDTLAELKQGNLNFPESQDFETEIMIYLKETSDEEETNNQTQQEDAEVLMEIDDKATGEVTMVAQKIREMVSQQVMIFDKEKKENRFLTYKDIVLLTPTKNNNLLIMETFKEHGLPVILNDSQSFFQRTEISVILSLLKVIDNPRQDIPLAAVLRSPIIGLNERQLAQVRIADRQGDFYEAIQTFIQTDQATLDTEGVDTYQKITYFLEQLENWRNYASQHNLVSLIWYLYDETHYLDYVGGLVSGKQRVANLHALYERAKKFEASNFKGLFQFVRFIERIQDRDQDLAEPTSFSEDEDAIRIMTIHASKGLEFPFVFIMDMSKRFNKKDIQGKYVFSEKYGIGTDYFDSEQRLQYTSLARSTLANEKEKNLLAEEMRKLYVALTRAEQKLFLVGSYETEEKMWQEWSAVDEASRTVIPDHLRLQAGSMMKWVGLALYRHGSIQPESLSKSYYGELAVDPVAFKVSFKRAEDLLGNIATVNLEETIDVDKKLKSLIISDSDSKHLSDYQLAQALMEADYPHQTATRTTSYQSVSEIKRLFEDPDHAQLLQLNFEQLDQPGRYVEPSLPRPSFMQEQKTPNQAEVGTAVHYLMQNIDLSQPIDLSVIRILIDELTDKGAIDLNVAKKINIPQILAFFTTELGQQLIKDAELVSREVTFTMLMKAGNLFEGISKQADDRLLIHGIIDGFIEYEDHLVLFDFKTDYIGEKLESIISKYRGQMIVYRQALEEIKRKKVTETYLCLLTTNQNILIK; this is translated from the coding sequence ATGAAGAAAAGGAAAGAGGTGAATAAGATGGCGATGATTCCTCCAAAAACCGTTAATGACCGTTTCACCGACCAACAGTGGCAAGCCATTTATCAAAGTGGTGATAATCTATTGGTTGCGGCTTCAGCGGGCTCTGGCAAAACAACGGTTTTAGTCCAACGTATTATTGAGAAAATTAAGAGTGGTGTTGATGTCGATGAATTACTCGTCGTTACTTTTACAGAGTCAGCTGCTGTAGAGATGAAAGAACGCATTCGATTGGCTATACAAAATGCCATTAATGAAGCAACGAGCGATGCACAATACCACCATCTCATTCGCCAAATAACACTGTTGCCACAAGCTTCTATTAGTACGATTCATGCTTTTTGTTTAAAAGTCATTCAACGTTTCTTTTATCTTATAGATATTGATCCTGTCTTTCGAATTATAGCTGACACGATAGAAGTAGAGATGCTAAAGGAAGATGTCTGGGAAGATTTGAAAGAAGAGATGTATGGTGATTTTTCAAGTTTCTTCCATAAATTGGCGAAGGCATATTCAAGTGAACGAAATGATGATGGATTAAAGGATTTAGTTTTTTCTTTATATAATTTTTCAAGAGCAAATCCTAATCCTATAGCTTGGCTAGATAATATGATCGATTTATATAATATAGAAGAAGGGTTAGAAATAAGTTTACTTTATCAACAATTATTAAAACCGCAGCTCTTACAAGAATTAACCGGTATTCGATATGATATCAGCCAAGCGATTCACATTGGTAATGGAAGCGAGGGAACAAGTAAGCAAAGGAGCGTTCTAGAAGCTGAACAAGAATATGTTGAATTGATTTATCAAGCAGTTAAAGAGGATGATTATCAAAAGGCTTATGAAGCAGTCACCACAATATCTTTTACCCGTTGGCCCTCAAGTCGTAAAAAAGATGATCCTGATAAAGAAACCATTGTCTATATGAAGCAGTTACGTGATAAATATAAAAAATCAATTCAAAAACTACAAAGTGATTTTTTCACTCGTCCTAAAGAAGCACAAGAAGAAATAATTCAAGCAACGAAACCTTATGTAGAAGAAATGATTCGAGTAACCAAATTATTTAGTGAAACTTATTGGCAGAAAAAACTCGAGCAAAATGCGCTTGATTTTAACGATTTAGAACATTTAACTTTGGAAATCTTAAATCCACTTATTGATGGCAAACGCCAATCCAGTGAAGCGAGTTCTTATTTTCGTGCTAAGTTCAAAGAAGTTTTAATTGATGAGTACCAAGATGTTAACCAGTTACAAGAAAGTATTTTGTATGCTGTAACATGTCACAGTCCACAGGCCGAAAACTTATTCATGGTAGGGGATGTGAAGCAATCAATTTATGCATTTCGTCTTGCTGATCCGGGTTTATTTTTAGAGAAATATAATTCTTTTGGCCGTTCCGAACGCGGGGAACGAATTATTTTAGCAGAAAATTTTCGTTCTCGCGGCGAAGTGATTTCCTTTACCAATTTTGTCTTTAAACAATTGATGGATAAAGACGTTGGCCAAATGGACTATGATACTTTAGCCGAATTAAAACAAGGAAATTTAAATTTCCCTGAGAGTCAAGATTTTGAGACAGAAATCATGATTTATTTAAAAGAGACAAGTGATGAGGAAGAAACAAATAACCAAACACAACAAGAAGATGCAGAAGTTTTAATGGAAATTGATGATAAAGCTACTGGTGAAGTGACTATGGTGGCCCAAAAAATCAGAGAAATGGTTAGCCAACAGGTAATGATCTTTGATAAAGAAAAAAAAGAAAATCGCTTCTTAACTTACAAAGACATTGTCTTATTAACACCAACAAAGAACAACAACCTCCTAATTATGGAAACATTTAAGGAACATGGGCTACCTGTCATTTTGAATGATTCACAAAGTTTTTTTCAGCGAACTGAGATATCCGTTATCTTATCACTGTTAAAGGTCATTGATAATCCACGCCAAGATATTCCATTAGCTGCGGTATTACGTTCTCCTATCATTGGGTTAAACGAACGGCAACTAGCTCAAGTTCGAATCGCTGACCGCCAGGGTGATTTCTATGAGGCAATTCAAACCTTTATACAAACAGATCAAGCAACTCTAGATACAGAGGGAGTAGATACCTATCAAAAAATAACTTATTTTCTAGAGCAACTTGAAAATTGGCGTAATTATGCGAGTCAACATAATCTTGTAAGTTTAATTTGGTATCTTTACGATGAAACGCATTATTTAGATTACGTAGGAGGACTTGTCTCTGGTAAACAACGAGTCGCTAATCTTCATGCCTTGTATGAACGGGCGAAAAAATTTGAAGCTAGCAACTTTAAAGGCCTTTTCCAGTTCGTTCGATTTATTGAACGCATCCAAGATCGCGATCAAGACTTAGCTGAGCCTACTAGCTTCAGTGAAGACGAAGATGCCATACGTATTATGACCATTCATGCCAGTAAAGGACTAGAATTTCCTTTTGTTTTTATAATGGATATGTCCAAACGCTTTAATAAAAAGGATATTCAAGGGAAATACGTCTTTTCAGAAAAATATGGAATTGGAACAGATTATTTTGATAGTGAGCAGCGCTTGCAGTATACCTCCTTAGCACGCTCCACTTTAGCTAATGAAAAAGAGAAAAATTTATTAGCAGAAGAAATGCGTAAGTTGTATGTTGCTTTAACACGTGCTGAGCAAAAACTATTTTTAGTGGGTTCTTATGAAACAGAAGAGAAGATGTGGCAAGAATGGTCCGCAGTTGATGAGGCGAGCAGAACTGTTATTCCTGATCATTTACGCCTTCAAGCGGGCAGTATGATGAAATGGGTCGGGCTAGCCTTGTACCGCCATGGTAGTATTCAACCAGAATCGCTATCTAAAAGTTATTATGGGGAATTGGCTGTCGACCCTGTTGCGTTTAAAGTCAGCTTCAAACGTGCAGAGGATTTATTAGGAAATATTGCGACTGTTAATTTAGAAGAAACGATTGATGTTGATAAAAAATTAAAGAGTCTGATAATATCAGATTCCGATTCCAAACATCTGTCAGATTATCAGTTAGCTCAAGCATTAATGGAAGCTGATTATCCCCATCAAACAGCAACTCGTACAACAAGCTATCAGTCGGTTTCAGAAATCAAAAGGCTATTTGAAGATCCAGATCACGCGCAACTTCTACAACTAAATTTTGAACAATTGGATCAACCGGGTCGCTACGTCGAACCAAGTTTACCAAGACCCAGTTTTATGCAAGAACAAAAAACTCCTAATCAAGCTGAAGTAGGAACTGCCGTCCATTACTTAATGCAGAACATTGATTTGTCACAACCTATCGACCTATCGGTTATTCGTATTTTAATTGATGAGTTAACTGATAAGGGTGCCATCGATTTAAATGTTGCTAAGAAAATTAATATTCCACAGATTCTTGCTTTCTTTACAACCGAACTTGGGCAACAATTAATCAAAGATGCAGAGCTTGTTTCTCGTGAAGTTACCTTTACAATGCTAATGAAGGCAGGGAACCTTTTTGAAGGGATTTCCAAGCAAGCTGACGATCGGTTATTGATTCATGGGATTATTGATGGGTTTATTGAATATGAGGACCATCTTGTTTTATTTGATTTTAAAACGGATTATATTGGGGAAAAGTTAGAATCAATCATCTCAAAATATCGGGGCCAAATGATTGTCTATCGACAAGCTTTAGAAGAAATTAAACGAAAAAAAGTAACCGAAACATATTTATGTTTATTGACGACGAATCAAAATATTTTAATTAAATAA